In Oceanidesulfovibrio indonesiensis, a single window of DNA contains:
- a CDS encoding alpha/beta fold hydrolase, with protein MKSITVAGETIVYNELGAGPPLVFISGLGGVAAEWLEDMKHFATSRRCLTLEHPGLGGTPQPRTPCGAPQMADRIAAGLVALGVDSATVLGMSMGGAVAQELALRHPNLVERLVLTGSFAKLDTRAERAITTLVKLMGTGDLKLAVRMFYWLGFGAEFYERNLSALDAAVDEYVADPIDHGVFEYQLEACLAHDTRGRLAGITCPALVVHGTADLLVRPYLARELADALPNASLVLMEGSGHSCNWEQPALFRREVDAFITRTE; from the coding sequence ATGAAATCCATCACCGTGGCAGGGGAAACCATCGTTTATAACGAGTTGGGGGCCGGGCCTCCCCTCGTTTTCATATCCGGCCTGGGCGGTGTGGCCGCGGAATGGCTCGAGGACATGAAGCACTTCGCCACGTCCAGGCGCTGCCTTACCCTGGAGCACCCCGGCCTTGGAGGGACGCCCCAGCCCCGCACCCCTTGCGGCGCGCCGCAGATGGCCGACCGCATCGCCGCAGGCCTCGTGGCCCTCGGCGTGGATTCCGCCACGGTGCTCGGCATGTCCATGGGCGGTGCCGTGGCTCAGGAACTGGCCCTGCGCCATCCGAATCTCGTAGAGCGGCTCGTGCTTACCGGATCGTTCGCCAAGCTCGACACTCGAGCCGAACGCGCCATCACCACCCTCGTGAAGCTGATGGGCACGGGAGACCTCAAGCTCGCCGTTCGCATGTTCTATTGGCTGGGGTTCGGGGCCGAATTTTATGAACGGAACCTGTCCGCTCTGGACGCCGCCGTGGACGAATACGTAGCCGATCCCATAGATCACGGCGTGTTCGAGTATCAACTGGAAGCATGCCTGGCGCACGACACGCGTGGCCGGCTGGCCGGCATCACCTGTCCGGCGCTGGTGGTGCACGGCACGGCCGATCTGCTGGTGCGGCCGTACCTGGCCCGAGAGCTTGCGGACGCCCTGCCCAACGCCAGCCTCGTGCTCATGGAAGGCAGCGGCCACAGCTGCAACTGGGAGCAGCCGGCGCTATTCCGCCGCGAGGTGGATGCATTCATCACCCGGACGGAGTAG
- a CDS encoding D-glycero-alpha-D-manno-heptose-1,7-bisphosphate 7-phosphatase, giving the protein MLHDALVYFPESAETGDAQPVWLSPIDGRMPIEDTVWILTRHGVRRLFLAAGSSGRDIAARLGGLFPAVTINDLRTDELSAALTAVCKNVPEAFVLADGRVVFDCNYLELERRRREHDASAAVALTPGEHTHPVLMDNGGIPSVFGEGSPGPTSLDSGVAVLHCSAIPQDVPATVAELLGVINAKSRIQGLIHKGFHLDMRMPEAEDEALRRLPPWRVKPAVFLDRDGVLNEDAGYVHSPDQFVWTENAPEAVKRLNDRGMLVIVLTNQSGIARGYYSEDEFRAFTAWIGEQLAVHGAHVDATYHCPHHPDHGEPPYRCVCDCRKPEAGLIDMALADWSVDLEHSVMIGDSDRDIEAAEARGIKALKFEGVDLLAFLKQNGLV; this is encoded by the coding sequence ATGCTCCACGATGCCCTCGTCTATTTTCCCGAATCTGCGGAAACCGGCGATGCCCAGCCGGTATGGCTTTCGCCAATCGACGGCCGGATGCCGATCGAGGATACTGTCTGGATCCTCACGCGGCACGGTGTCCGACGGTTGTTCCTGGCTGCCGGCTCATCCGGACGCGACATCGCAGCCCGGCTCGGCGGACTTTTTCCTGCAGTTACGATCAACGACCTCCGCACCGACGAACTGTCTGCAGCGTTGACCGCAGTGTGCAAGAACGTTCCGGAAGCATTCGTGCTTGCGGACGGCCGCGTTGTCTTCGACTGCAACTATCTGGAACTCGAACGCCGCCGCCGCGAGCACGATGCGAGCGCCGCCGTGGCGCTCACACCCGGCGAGCATACGCACCCCGTACTCATGGACAACGGCGGCATTCCCTCGGTCTTCGGCGAAGGCTCCCCCGGGCCCACGTCACTGGATTCGGGCGTGGCCGTGCTGCATTGCTCGGCCATTCCCCAGGATGTGCCGGCGACCGTTGCCGAGCTGCTCGGCGTCATCAACGCGAAAAGTCGCATCCAGGGCCTCATTCACAAGGGCTTCCACCTCGACATGCGCATGCCCGAGGCAGAGGACGAGGCGCTACGCCGGCTTCCACCATGGCGCGTCAAACCCGCGGTGTTTCTGGATCGTGACGGCGTGCTCAATGAGGACGCGGGCTACGTGCACTCGCCCGACCAGTTCGTCTGGACGGAAAACGCGCCCGAGGCCGTGAAGCGCCTGAACGACCGGGGCATGCTCGTCATCGTGCTCACCAACCAGTCCGGAATCGCACGCGGGTATTACTCTGAAGACGAGTTCCGCGCCTTTACTGCCTGGATCGGCGAGCAACTCGCCGTCCACGGCGCGCATGTGGACGCGACTTACCATTGCCCCCACCATCCTGATCACGGAGAACCGCCCTACCGCTGCGTCTGCGATTGCCGCAAACCCGAGGCCGGGCTTATCGACATGGCGTTGGCGGACTGGTCCGTGGACCTGGAGCATAGC